Part of the Campylobacter suis genome, CGCTTTGTTTGTCAATTAATTCAAATGTTCTTTCACTTGCAACCACGGCATCTTGCATTTTGCTATATATACCAACTATGCGCTTTATCGGAGTGTAAAGCATAAAAAGAGCTGTTAAAAATGAGAAAAATGCACCCATTGTAAGTCGGTCATCTATAACCTCCTTACCTCCTACGATGATGACTACTGCAACTCCGATAGAGCCTATCGTCTCCATCAAAGGGCTAACTAGCTGCTCTATCTTTACACTTTTTAAATTTAGCTTAAAAAATTTATTATTTTCATCAACAAAACGCTTGTGCTCATATCCTTGGGCGTTATTTGCCTTAATAATCTCTATGTTTGTAAAAATTTCACTTAAAACTGAAGTAATATCTGATGTTTTTTCCTGCGAAGCTCTTGAAATTTTTTTCATCCTTTTTGCAAGCCGCGATATAGGATACACCGCTACTGGCAATACTATAAGTGCAAAAAATGCTAGTCTTGGACTTTGATAAATGACAACTCCAAGAAGCCCTAATACAGTTATAATCTCTCTGACAAGCTCTGGTATCATGTTTGAAACGATCGTTCTTATGCGCTCTATGTCATTTATGCATCTGCTTATAAGCTCACCAGTTCGGTAGGCATTAAAAAATTTCATATCAAGCGAAAGTAGGTTTTGTATCATTTGTTCACGAAAACGCCTAACAGTATCTTGCCCAATATATGCGGTAAAATAAGCCTGCATGTATGTTCCGATATTTTTTATTGCATAGATGACAATGATAGCGTATGGTAAAAGGTATAAAAGCTGCTCATTTTTTTCAACAAAAATTTTATTTAACACAGGCTCGACAAGATATGCTGTGGCAGCTGTACCAAGGCTTGCAAAAAGCATGCCTATGATAGCTAAGGCAAAATAGGGGATATAGTCTTTAAAATATGGGGTAAAGCGCTTTAAAACCCCTTTTAAACCAAGCTGTTTCATCTATGCACGCTCCCACATTGTACCATCTGGTGTA contains:
- a CDS encoding ABC transporter ATP-binding protein — translated: MKQLGLKGVLKRFTPYFKDYIPYFALAIIGMLFASLGTAATAYLVEPVLNKIFVEKNEQLLYLLPYAIIVIYAIKNIGTYMQAYFTAYIGQDTVRRFREQMIQNLLSLDMKFFNAYRTGELISRCINDIERIRTIVSNMIPELVREIITVLGLLGVVIYQSPRLAFFALIVLPVAVYPISRLAKRMKKISRASQEKTSDITSVLSEIFTNIEIIKANNAQGYEHKRFVDENNKFFKLNLKSVKIEQLVSPLMETIGSIGVAVVIIVGGKEVIDDRLTMGAFFSFLTALFMLYTPIKRIVGIYSKMQDAVVASERTFELIDKQSEIIDGTNEITNTIKSINFKDIWLSYDDKNDVLKGINLTAKESELIALVGSSGGGKTSIMNLLMRFYEPKSGEILINEQSIKTLKIASLRKNIGFVSQRVYIFNDTIAKNVAYGREFDENAVINALKMANAYEFVSAMNDGINSVLNEFGTNLSGGQRQRIAIARALYSNPQILIFDEATSALDNESEKEITSAINNLRHKKIIFVIAHRLTTVQNADKIAVLDGGKIVGFGNDSELENSCEIYAKLKGKALV